The sequence CCGAGAGTTGGATGGTGAGTGGTTAAAACAGATAATGGCGAGAAAGAAAACTCCAGTTGGATATGAAGCTCTTGATTAGTGGAGTGTGACAGCACTGTCAGGCTGGACTTCATTTGACTCAGAGAGAGATCATTAAGTTTATGGAGGTTAACTAAACTGTTTCCTCTGGGCTACTGCAAAGGAGGCTGCTACAACTGACGGTCTCTGTCGGATCAGTTAAAATCGATCTCAGATGTTTCAGTTTCCTCTCTTTAAGACCCAAAGCCATGGCAGTAGACAAGTTTCAGTTAAAAAGATGATAAACTACAAGTGCCACTTTGTCCTTATTTAAAAATTTGGTTGTTACATTGGAAACATGATAGCTTCAAAACCAGTTAATTGGTTAATTAATGTATTGTTCATTTTGTGATTGTAATTGTTTTCATATTATTGAATTAATCTTAAAGTGTCCATTTGATTTgattatacagtgcttaacaaatttattagaccaccctaaccctaactaaaGTAAGGATTATACcatagctgccctaaattaacagcactggtaattaccaaaatcattttttatgtttctgcaatggttaatacaccaatatgtagaagctctttatcccaaatgatatttttaatgctaaaatataattttaattgttatcaatgaattttcaaatgtactgatttacaaaaaataaaatgaaaaaaatagtaaagaacattattatttcttgattaatatgtcaaattatagttatttacttgcattcctgaacagaaaaatgagttttagtggttgaatgttatgcttgattcatttctgactgctcagagaagcccagtgagctggctcaaatttgggtgaattcagtttgaaatccctcattcccgtttaaaatggtaaaagtggagagctcactgagaatgaaagagtccgcattaaagcacttcatgatgctggatggtctttgagacaaatatgacaggtggtctaataaatttgttaagcactgtattaagtaaagttgtcaaaagaaaatgaacTGAGTCAAAGACAGAGTAAGATGTTTTCATGCACTATGAAAGGAAATatcaaaatgagtaaaagtaGTCGCAGAGTCCCGGTGAACCAGTTCTGGAAACACTGGTCTCTCTTCAGAGGCTCTCAGACTGGAGTCTTGGACCTGGGTGACCTCACAAGAAACAGAGCCCACCTTTCTTCATTGATCTGCAGTGAGCCTCAGGGTGCTACTGAGCATCTTCTCCAGCACTGCAGGACTTCTActcttcttttatttcatttatacaTGAAGGACTCGCATTTCATATCAAATTAtgttctttttaattcatatctCCTTGGAGTTAATCATTTtacaaaagatgaaaaaaagttgTTCTCTTTCATGATCACTATTTTAGATGGGCTAGATTTGGTTCTTATATGATAAAAAAGAGTCTAAGATCATTTAAATTCTACTGTAAATTAGGTTAATAAACATACTTCATTCTTTCAGTTCTTAGGCACTTTGATTGTAGCAAAAATAAATGCCCATATCttactgacaaaaaaactgcacatcTTGATTATCTTAAGagttttcctctcattttccttggatacacacaaaataaaaaaatataatcatttACTCCAGATTGAGTTGGGGCTGTAATGTGTCTGCATATCCCTCATAAAGTAAAGTAGGTAGTTGCACCCTTGAAGACTACCCAAAGGGTGCAGACCTTATAGGACCCACATTTATAATCATTGTATTCAGAGGACAGTGTTGATCAGTGTCTGTCTACACCTTTCAGATACACCAACACACCTGCAGGGAAAAGATAATGGTATGACTGATTTCACTGATGGTAGCCCCCTATCAattctaaaacaaaacattttacaatgtTCAGCTAGAATGAATAGTTTATGATTAATTCACAGAAACATatacaatcaatcaatcaatgtaAGCTGATATACACATGACAGGTCAGCAATTATTTAACCTGGGATTGAACCCCTGGGGAATATACTGAAGTGAAAtcaatttgttttaaatatattaCATATTTACATTACTGTTGAACATAGTACCATAGTCAAAGTGGTCTCTCAATGTTATTAGATCTCATAAATCAGAAGGAAATTCATCAGTTGTCTGAGTTCAAGCATTTATGATGTTATCTGATTGCTTTACAATCATCACTATTTGACCTCAGGTTAAGAAAAGTCTTCTGTCTTGACCTGTCTCTGCTTGTATATTTGCCTTGGATCTGAGAACATTTGATCACAAACATTGTTTCAGCTGTAGGGTTTCACCACTCTGTGATGTGCAATAAGTCAAGTTCAATCTGTTGGCAAACTTGGAGCAGCAGAAGTGTTGCTCTCCTCCTTTCACTAAACCctcagcagctgaagggtttcttcCCATTttgaattctgtgttttttaagacTACATTTTTGGATAAATCGTGAACAGTTTTTCCCCTGTGTGAATTCTTTTGAATACTTTTAAAGCTACATTTTCAGTAAAATATTtgaccacactcagagcagctatGAGATTTAATATCAGACTCTCTTCCCATTTTTCACTGAGTTTAAACCTGACTGgtgttctgttgtctttttGTCCAATCAGCACTGTCACCAGTCTCAGCTTCAGACAGGTCTTCAGTCTTGACCTGGATCTCTAGATGAAAATCTCTCCCTGGATGAAAGTACTTAGCTGCTTCTGATCCTTTGCAGTCCTCTCTATCAGCtcctgtttctttgtcttttttctcctctgcttgGTTTTGAAGAAGTTCTTCAGCCTGACCACCAACACATTTGTGTCTTGCTACCTGAGATGACCAAGCAAACTTTttgccacactcagagcagctgaaaagTTTCTCACCTCTGTGCTGTGCAGTGTGACTTGTCAGGGAAGACTTATATTTATAGCTTTTGCCACATTCAGAGCAGCTAAAAggcttctctcctgtgtgaatgatcttgtgttttatcatattagttctaaatgtaaattttttcccacaatcagagcagctgaagggctTCTCTCCTCTGTGACTAGCCATATGACTTTTCAGATTACTTTTCTTGTTAAActttttaccacactcagagcagcagaagggtttctcccctgtgtgaattctcatatgACTTGGAAGACTACATTTCTGgctaaatcttttaccacacacAGAACAGCTGTAGGGTTTCTCTCCAGAGTGATTTCTCATATGCACTGTAAAGTGGCCTCTAAGGCTAAATGTTTTACCACACACAGAGCAACAATGTGATTTCTTATCAGACTTTCTTCTTGttcttttgatatttttcactGAGTTTAAACCTGACTGGTGttctgttgtctttgtccaatcagcactgtcatcagtctccACTTCAGAAGAGTATTCCGTCTCTGGTTGAAAGCATCCGACTGCCTCTGATGCTTCACAGTCCTCTCTATCAGCTTCTGTTTCCATCTCTTCAGTGTTTTGTTGAAGACACTCTGGGGACTGAGGATTTTCTTCACTATCTTCATTCTTCACAAGTAAAGGATCAAAAGTGAacttgatgatgtcatcctcctCTGGCCCTTGAAGATGCTCTTCCTCCTGATTCCTCCACAGTTCCTCTGGTTCCTCTTTAATGCGCAGAGGCCTTGTAATCTCCTGGTTCAAACTGGATCTTCTCTCCTGTTGCTCAGGAAGAACCTCTTTTTTAGGCAAGGAAAGCTGAGGGACCTCTGATGGAAAGATaacacacaaaagcacaaaTTAGGGAAAACTCATTTACACCCAAATTTATGACAAGTAATACTTATCATAAATTGTCACTCTTTTGTGCCCTTTAAGTGGACTGATTACCCTCTTCGATGcaatttaaattataaaaaaggcTTTGTGCTTTCTAATTAGACACAATTTGACAAAGAACCCTCTTTTGTGCTCTTTAAGTGAAAAATGGCTTTTTGTTCTCAAAGTGGACAGTTCTCTAAGTTTTGGTGCCCTCTGAATAGACAAAAATTGATAAGGTGCCCTTTTTGTAGACAAAATTTGGCTTATTGCTCCTTCATATGAACACAATTTGACAAACAGCCCTCATCGGTCACCTCTTGTAGACAAAATTCTAAAATGTGCCCtttagtttagaaaaaaaaaatgcttagtgccctctaaatggatATATGACAATGTGTCTCTAGGCTGcctttaaatggacaaaacGTGATGAATTGCCCTCAGACCTGCCCCTCCAGTGGTCAGTAAGTGATAAAGTGTCCTCCAGTGGGCAGGTTCTCCTCTCAGGGATGCATCCACATGTCTAACAGTGGAGAAATGCACTCTAGCTCCTTGGTGTTAAGTTCACTTTCATCGACATCCTCCTCTGTTTATCTTTGTTGAATCAATGATAAAATGGTTCATGATtccttgttgtttttacagagcTGTGGTAGGTAGCCTATAATcgcattaaaaacaaaaatgtactcTTAACCAGTATTTGAAACGTTCAGTTCAAAAGTTCAAGCTCAAAACAATCATTGTGATATTTTTATGTTCAAAATGAACAAGACTGAATCATATCACAAGTTCTGCAGTATGATGTTTCAGACCttgaggaaatgtcaggaaGGTGACCTTATTTAATTTGGATTGACAAGCTCGGATCTGCAGGCACGTATAGACCGTTCAGACAGGGATCCTTTCAGGACTAAAACCAACAGTCTGGACTCGTTCAAAGAGGCTGTGATGTTGTATATCAGCTTCAGTGAGGAGGATGGCTGAACAACACATCTCTGTTGTTATGCGGCGCTAGCTGCGGCTAACACTGCGCTGTGTGGATGTGAACGTTAGCTGGAACTTTTACAGTAAACAAGTTCATAGAAGAAGACAGGAAACAAACCTGACATATCCTGAAACGGAAATCTGGACATTTTCCTCACATCCAAGAGTCAGATGTTAACTCCGATCTGCCCTTCCAGGAGGCTTGATCATTCAAACATGCTAACTGAGCTCCGCGGTTCAAGTCTTGAGCACCCGGAAACAAAAACACTACTTCCGGTGTGATAATTTCGCCTTCAGAGTAAAGGCTGAGCGTCAAACGTCCTGCCCAAACTCCTCTTTGTGGTATAAATTATTCACACTTTACGACTCcaattgtctttttttccattgtaaACCTGCTCAGCCAAACCTGCAGCCTGCTCTTAAAAGTCTCACTTTCCATAGTGGATAAGTAGCCACGAACACAAACAAGTTTCACTTACCAAGATGAGAGACTAAAAGTGTCACTTTGCTCTCCTCTAGTTTCAAAATGATAATTAAATTTGTAATATACCCCTTTAACATAACTAACCTTAATTCAGTATTCATTCTTTGTGGTTGAGATGGCTTGGCAGattatagatttttttcttagatCTCCATTTGACGTGATTATACTGACGGAagtcaaaagaaagaaaaaaaaaaaagatttaatctCTATTATTGTGCaatctaaaacataaaaaataaaacaggtaaGAAAAACGTGGTGACACACTGAATCATTTAGAGAGGGCGAAAGGCATTTTTCAAGCACAGACTGAGAGCAGTATGAGAAGAAATGTCAATATGAGAGTAAAAGCAGCAGTAAAGTCTGAATGAGTCGGCAGTGGGAACACTGGTCTCTCAGCTGGCTCTCTGTAACTGAAATGTGGGATACCTTGGCAGCCTCACAGGTCACAGATCCCACCTTCTCCACTGGTCAACAGGGCTCCTGCTCTCCTTTCTTATTCCTTATAAACTAATGATTCGCTTTTAATATTAAATGATGctctatttattttatacaaATAGTTTAAATAACTATGAACAAGTCACTTAATATCATGACTATTGTTCTTAATGTGATGGATGTTTGGTTGAAATTGAATAATAATTTCTTAATGTTAAAAACAGAGATTATGTTCCTTTAGACTATATGTCAAACTCTCTCAGACCATATCAATTCACTTAATTATATTTCATTTCTTAAGTTCTTGGGCATCAAAACACATTCTCAAGTAgcttaaatatgaaataatgcTGAGTATTACTGTCAAGCACATATTGTCCCAGTATTCCATGGGTTAGCACATATAAAACCAGtctatttttttcatgacaaaatatATTTATCAGAATCATCACTTACTCCAGCTAGAATGCATACCTTTCTCCATTACTTCAAAGTCTGTCATCATTAAA comes from Cheilinus undulatus linkage group 16, ASM1832078v1, whole genome shotgun sequence and encodes:
- the LOC121523572 gene encoding oocyte zinc finger protein XlCOF6.1-like isoform X2 — encoded protein: MSRFPFQDMSEVPQLSLPKKEVLPEQQERRSSLNQEITRPLRIKEEPEELWRNQEEEHLQGPEEDDIIKFTFDPLLVKNEDSEENPQSPECLQQNTEEMETEADREDCEASEAVGCFQPETEYSSEVETDDSADWTKTTEHQSGLNSVKNIKRTRRKSDKKSHCCSVCGKTFSLRGHFTVHMRNHSGEKPYSCSVCGKRFSQKCSLPSHMRIHTGEKPFCCSECGKKFNKKSNLKSHMASHRGEKPFSCSDCGKKFTFRTNMIKHKIIHTGEKPFSCSECGKSYKYKSSLTSHTAQHRGEKLFSCSECGKKFAWSSQVARHKCVGGQAEELLQNQAEEKKDKETGADREDCKGSEAAKYFHPGRDFHLEIQVKTEDLSEAETGDSADWTKRQQNTSQV
- the LOC121523572 gene encoding oocyte zinc finger protein XlCOF6.1-like isoform X3; amino-acid sequence: MSTCQDLSEVPQLSLPKKEVLPEQQERRSSLNQEITRPLRIKEEPEELWRNQEEEHLQGPEEDDIIKFTFDPLLVKNEDSEENPQSPECLQQNTEEMETEADREDCEASEAVGCFQPETEYSSEVETDDSADWTKTTEHQSGLNSVKNIKRTRRKSDKKSHCCSVCGKTFSLRGHFTVHMRNHSGEKPYSCSVCGKRFSQKCSLPSHMRIHTGEKPFCCSECGKKFNKKSNLKSHMASHRGEKPFSCSDCGKKFTFRTNMIKHKIIHTGEKPFSCSECGKSYKYKSSLTSHTAQHRGEKLFSCSECGKKFAWSSQVARHKCVGGQAEELLQNQAEEKKDKETGADREDCKGSEAAKYFHPGRDFHLEIQVKTEDLSEAETGDSADWTKRQQNTSQV